A region of Thermovibrio ammonificans HB-1 DNA encodes the following proteins:
- the nfo gene encoding deoxyribonuclease IV — protein sequence MAKFVGAHVSAAGGVHNAPLNAQEIGARAFALFTKNQRQWRAKPLTEEVIGRFKENLRRVGISPDHVLPHDSYLINLGHPEPEKRRRSLEAFIDEAERCSALGLKYLNFHPGSHLRQISEEECLELVALSLNEAMERTKGVVFVVENTAGQGSNVGYRFEHIARIVELVNDKSRIGVCLDTCHLFAAGYDIRDRSSYERTMEEFEKVVGFKYLKGMHLNDAKSGLGSRVDRHHSIGKGNIGLDAFRFIMNDPRLDGIPLILETIDPSLWPYEIELLYSLVE from the coding sequence TTGGCCAAGTTTGTAGGTGCCCACGTAAGCGCCGCCGGAGGTGTTCACAACGCCCCCCTTAACGCCCAGGAGATAGGGGCGAGGGCTTTTGCTCTCTTCACCAAGAACCAGCGGCAGTGGCGGGCAAAGCCCCTAACCGAGGAAGTTATCGGGCGGTTTAAAGAGAACCTCCGCCGGGTTGGAATCTCCCCCGACCACGTTCTTCCCCACGACAGCTACCTCATAAACTTGGGCCACCCCGAGCCGGAAAAGAGGCGCCGCTCCCTGGAGGCTTTTATAGACGAGGCGGAGCGCTGTAGTGCCCTTGGCCTAAAGTACCTGAACTTTCACCCGGGCAGCCACCTTAGGCAGATAAGCGAAGAGGAGTGCTTGGAGCTCGTTGCCCTCTCCCTGAATGAGGCGATGGAGCGGACTAAGGGTGTTGTTTTCGTAGTAGAGAACACGGCGGGTCAGGGCTCGAACGTGGGCTACAGGTTTGAGCACATAGCCCGCATAGTAGAGCTCGTTAACGACAAGTCCCGCATAGGGGTCTGCCTGGATACCTGCCACCTCTTTGCCGCAGGCTACGACATAAGGGATAGAAGCTCTTACGAGAGGACTATGGAGGAGTTTGAAAAGGTTGTGGGCTTTAAGTACCTAAAGGGTATGCACCTTAACGACGCAAAATCCGGATTGGGCAGCAGGGTCGATAGGCACCACTCCATAGGCAAGGGGAACATAGGGCTCGACGCCTTCAGGTTCATAATGAACGACCCTCGGCTCGACGGTATTCCCCTGATTTTGGAGACGATAGACCCGAGCCTGTGGCCCTACGAGATAGAGCTACTCTACTCCCTTGTAGAGTAG
- a CDS encoding sulfite exporter TauE/SafE family protein, with amino-acid sequence MELIYGVLFTVGIAAGFVAGLFGIGGGVILVPLFWFFFQKIGVPQELSFKLAVATSLSVIAVSTLFSTVSHILKGSYPLKEAAKLLIFSLPGVLAGVLLAHYLPVKALKNIFGIFLVITGVKLLLSGRGSRKLRVKERVIVPLTVVLSGFLSSLLGIGGGVVVNSILFSVEGIKVERTVAIASAASFLNALLGAALYLMVPAEKVLCCQVGLVYVPGAVLVACGSLIGVKLGLRVLRGLNQHHLKKLFAVMLLVIAAKILLL; translated from the coding sequence GTGGAGCTGATATACGGAGTTCTGTTTACCGTCGGAATTGCGGCGGGCTTTGTGGCAGGCCTCTTCGGCATAGGCGGAGGGGTGATACTGGTACCCCTCTTCTGGTTCTTCTTCCAGAAGATAGGGGTGCCCCAGGAGCTGAGCTTCAAGCTGGCAGTTGCAACGAGCCTCTCGGTTATAGCCGTCTCTACGCTCTTTTCCACCGTATCCCACATACTAAAGGGGAGCTACCCTTTAAAGGAGGCGGCCAAGCTCTTAATATTTTCCCTTCCGGGAGTTCTGGCCGGGGTGCTGCTTGCCCACTACCTGCCTGTTAAAGCGCTGAAGAACATCTTCGGCATCTTCCTCGTTATAACAGGAGTAAAGCTGCTGCTGAGCGGCAGGGGCAGCCGCAAGCTGAGGGTGAAAGAGAGGGTAATTGTTCCTCTAACGGTTGTCCTCTCGGGCTTTTTAAGCTCCCTGCTGGGGATAGGTGGGGGCGTAGTGGTAAACTCCATACTCTTTTCGGTCGAGGGGATAAAGGTCGAGAGAACGGTAGCCATAGCCTCTGCCGCCTCTTTCCTGAACGCCCTTTTAGGGGCGGCACTCTACCTAATGGTGCCGGCAGAGAAGGTGCTGTGCTGTCAGGTAGGGCTGGTTTACGTTCCCGGAGCCGTGCTCGTTGCCTGTGGCTCCCTGATAGGGGTGAAGCTGGGGCTGAGGGTTTTAAGGGGCCTCAATCAGCACCACCTGAAGAAGCTCTTTGCAGTTATGCTCCTTGTGATTGCAGCAAAGATACTCCTGCTGTAA
- a CDS encoding hydantoinase/oxoprolinase family protein has protein sequence MVPVGVDTGGTFTDFVFVEGGRLKVLKLLSTPDNPARAVIEGLKAIAPNRARRIIHGTTVATNALLERKGARTAFITNKGFEELLFIGRQNREKLYDPAAKKPEPLVERELCFGLNCRVNSKGEVVEPLKEEELQNLISKLKELQVQSAAVCFLFSFLNPRHELEVKEALERAGIPASVSSEIVPEFREFERASTTTVNAFVLPKVSGYIEHLERAIKPEDTLKIMQSNGGIISSATAKREPVRTVLSGPAGGVVGAWRVGKEAGFEKLITFDMGGTSTDVSLIDGRPAVTTEAKISGIPVKVPVIEIHTVGAGGGSIAWIDAGGALRVGPQSAGADPGPICYGRGEQITVTDANLFLGRLDPENFLGGGMRLYPERLKPFFEEMAKRLNIEPVELAEGIVEVANAQMERAVKVISVERGYDPQDFTLVSFGGAGGLHAAFLAQSLKIPRVLIPTNPGVLSAFGMISADVVKDFSKTVMVKAEEVEKVEEALSELQSRALKAMEEEGFSEGDVAVEKLVDARYKGQSFEITVPYCRNFKEKFEESHRKLFGYTHEAEVEVVTARVRAVGITEKPKLPAFEEGSENPPPGALLKEKPVYFKGEWIKTPVYSREELLPGNKITGPAVIVEYSATTVVPPGAKLKVDRFKNLIVEVNLD, from the coding sequence ATGGTTCCGGTCGGAGTGGATACGGGAGGAACGTTTACCGATTTCGTGTTCGTTGAAGGGGGCAGGCTTAAAGTTCTGAAGCTCCTCTCTACGCCCGACAACCCAGCAAGGGCCGTTATAGAGGGGCTCAAGGCGATAGCCCCCAACAGGGCACGGAGGATAATCCACGGAACAACCGTGGCAACAAACGCCCTACTTGAAAGGAAAGGGGCAAGAACCGCCTTTATAACGAATAAAGGCTTTGAGGAGCTCCTCTTCATAGGGAGGCAGAACAGAGAAAAACTGTACGACCCTGCTGCAAAAAAGCCCGAGCCGCTGGTGGAAAGGGAGCTGTGCTTCGGGCTCAACTGCAGGGTAAACAGTAAAGGCGAGGTAGTTGAACCTTTAAAAGAGGAGGAGCTTCAAAACCTAATATCCAAACTGAAAGAGCTTCAAGTCCAGTCGGCCGCCGTCTGCTTCCTCTTCTCGTTCCTGAACCCCCGCCACGAACTGGAAGTCAAAGAAGCCCTCGAGAGGGCCGGCATACCAGCCTCCGTTTCGAGCGAGATAGTCCCGGAGTTCAGGGAGTTTGAGAGGGCGTCAACCACAACGGTGAACGCCTTTGTGCTGCCGAAAGTGTCGGGCTACATAGAGCACCTTGAAAGGGCGATAAAGCCCGAAGACACCCTCAAGATAATGCAGTCGAACGGCGGAATAATAAGCTCTGCCACGGCAAAGAGGGAGCCGGTAAGAACGGTCCTGTCGGGGCCGGCCGGGGGCGTTGTAGGCGCCTGGAGAGTGGGCAAGGAAGCGGGTTTCGAGAAGCTCATAACCTTCGACATGGGCGGAACCTCAACCGACGTTTCGCTCATAGACGGCAGGCCCGCCGTAACAACCGAGGCGAAGATATCGGGAATCCCCGTAAAGGTTCCTGTAATAGAGATACATACCGTTGGCGCCGGCGGAGGCTCAATAGCCTGGATAGACGCCGGCGGTGCCCTAAGGGTAGGCCCTCAGAGCGCGGGGGCAGACCCGGGCCCCATATGTTACGGTAGGGGAGAGCAGATAACGGTTACAGACGCAAACCTCTTCCTGGGAAGGCTCGACCCCGAGAACTTCTTGGGCGGGGGGATGAGGCTCTACCCGGAAAGGCTCAAACCCTTCTTTGAAGAAATGGCGAAGAGGCTCAACATTGAGCCCGTTGAGCTTGCAGAGGGAATCGTAGAGGTTGCAAACGCCCAGATGGAAAGGGCCGTAAAGGTAATCTCGGTCGAAAGGGGCTACGACCCCCAAGACTTCACCCTCGTCTCGTTCGGAGGTGCCGGAGGCCTCCACGCGGCCTTCCTGGCCCAGAGCCTCAAGATACCGAGAGTTCTGATTCCGACGAACCCGGGCGTTCTCTCCGCCTTCGGCATGATAAGCGCCGACGTTGTTAAAGACTTCTCAAAAACAGTAATGGTGAAAGCGGAAGAGGTAGAGAAGGTGGAAGAGGCCCTGTCTGAACTCCAGAGCCGCGCCCTGAAGGCAATGGAGGAAGAGGGCTTTAGCGAAGGAGACGTGGCGGTTGAGAAGCTCGTTGACGCAAGGTATAAGGGCCAGTCCTTTGAAATCACCGTTCCCTATTGCAGGAACTTTAAGGAGAAGTTTGAAGAGAGCCACCGGAAGCTCTTTGGCTACACCCACGAGGCTGAAGTGGAGGTTGTAACTGCAAGGGTCAGGGCCGTAGGGATAACCGAGAAACCGAAACTTCCCGCCTTCGAGGAGGGGTCCGAAAACCCGCCGCCCGGTGCCCTGCTGAAGGAGAAGCCGGTCTACTTCAAAGGGGAGTGGATAAAAACTCCCGTGTACAGCCGGGAGGAACTGCTACCCGGCAACAAAATAACCGGACCGGCAGTAATAGTAGAGTACAGCGCCACAACGGTAGTTCCCCCGGGCGCAAAGCTGAAAGTGGACCGGTTCAAAAACCTGATAGTAGAGGTGAACCTTGATTAA
- a CDS encoding ubiquinone/menaquinone biosynthesis methyltransferase, whose translation MGKQPVGVEIFDRIARKYDSISGFLSLGIIKRWQRELVKGLNSPGVVLDLACGTGQVAALVAPKAELTVGLDYSLPMLQVAKEKHPELLWVRGDALKTPFKSAVFDTVLVSLGLRHFEDPEGGLREIRRVLKPGGVARILEVSIPRNPVAGKLFTSFLKYVMLPLGRLRSKADVTRHLFTTIVEFPHYDSLIELAVSVGFKGGSYRPLMGGMATVYHLNG comes from the coding sequence TTGGGAAAGCAGCCCGTAGGCGTTGAGATTTTCGACCGTATAGCCAGGAAGTACGACTCGATATCGGGCTTTCTGTCGCTTGGAATTATAAAGAGGTGGCAGCGGGAGCTCGTTAAGGGCCTTAACTCTCCCGGCGTGGTCCTCGACCTCGCCTGCGGAACCGGACAGGTTGCAGCCCTTGTTGCACCCAAGGCGGAGCTGACGGTGGGCTTAGACTACTCCCTCCCCATGCTGCAGGTGGCCAAGGAGAAACATCCGGAGCTCCTGTGGGTAAGGGGAGACGCCCTCAAAACTCCCTTTAAAAGCGCCGTTTTCGATACGGTTTTGGTCTCTTTGGGGCTTCGCCACTTTGAAGACCCGGAAGGGGGGCTTAGGGAGATAAGGCGGGTTTTGAAGCCCGGGGGCGTTGCGAGGATTCTCGAAGTCTCCATTCCGAGGAATCCGGTGGCCGGGAAGCTCTTCACCTCGTTCCTTAAGTACGTGATGCTCCCTTTGGGAAGGCTGAGGTCGAAGGCCGATGTTACCAGGCACCTCTTCACCACAATAGTTGAATTTCCCCACTACGATAGCCTGATAGAGCTTGCCGTTTCCGTTGGCTTTAAAGGGGGAAGTTACAGGCCCCTTATGGGGGGAATGGCGACCGTTTACCACTTAAACGGATAA
- the frr gene encoding ribosome recycling factor, translated as MIGELLKDADKRMKKAVEVLKADFAGLRTGRASTVLVEDIKVDYYGSTMTIKQIAQISVPEANQIVIQPWDASVVPNVEKAIRESDLGVQPQRDGNIIRVILPPLTEERRKELVKKAGKMAEQARIAIRNIRHEIMKELDKLKKEGGYSEDDIKRAKDELQKITDKYTKEVDNLLQKKEEEILTI; from the coding sequence ATGATTGGAGAACTGCTGAAAGATGCAGACAAGAGGATGAAAAAGGCTGTAGAGGTATTAAAAGCCGACTTTGCCGGCCTCAGAACCGGCAGAGCCTCAACCGTTTTAGTAGAAGACATAAAAGTGGACTACTACGGCTCAACCATGACCATAAAACAAATTGCCCAGATATCGGTTCCCGAGGCCAACCAGATAGTTATACAGCCCTGGGACGCCTCCGTAGTTCCCAACGTAGAGAAGGCCATAAGGGAGTCCGACTTGGGAGTTCAACCCCAAAGAGACGGCAACATCATAAGGGTAATCCTCCCTCCGCTCACCGAAGAGAGGAGGAAAGAGCTGGTTAAAAAGGCCGGAAAAATGGCCGAGCAGGCGAGAATAGCCATAAGGAACATCCGCCACGAGATAATGAAAGAACTTGACAAACTCAAGAAAGAAGGCGGATACTCAGAAGACGACATAAAGAGGGCTAAAGACGAACTCCAGAAAATTACAGATAAATACACAAAAGAGGTAGATAACCTCCTCCAGAAGAAAGAGGAGGAAATTCTCACCATCTAA
- the cutA gene encoding divalent-cation tolerance protein CutA, with product MENFIQVITTTPTKGEAEKIGKVLLEGLLAACIQILGPVESCYWWEGRLEKSKEWFLIVKTQKRLYPRVEQIIKRLHSYKVPEIIAIPIVAGYKPYLNWVHSELR from the coding sequence ATGGAGAACTTCATCCAGGTAATAACAACAACACCCACAAAGGGGGAGGCTGAGAAGATAGGGAAGGTGCTCCTGGAAGGGCTGCTTGCCGCGTGCATCCAGATTTTGGGCCCCGTAGAGAGCTGCTACTGGTGGGAGGGAAGGCTCGAAAAGAGCAAGGAGTGGTTCCTGATAGTGAAAACGCAAAAAAGGCTCTACCCCCGGGTGGAGCAAATCATAAAGCGGCTACACAGCTACAAGGTTCCCGAAATAATAGCGATTCCGATAGTTGCAGGCTACAAACCCTACCTAAACTGGGTTCACAGTGAGCTCAGGTAG
- the rpsB gene encoding 30S ribosomal protein S2 produces the protein MKELLEAGVHFGHQKERWNPKMKKFIFTERNGIHIIDLQQTIKYFEQAYDYIADLVANGGKVLFVCTKKQGQDIVKEEAERCGMYYVNKRWLGGTLTNFQTIRKSVFKLKMLKKMEEEGVFDQLPKKEAVRLRRKKEKLERYIGGIENMNRLPDALFIVDIVREENAVREARKAGIPIVALVDTNADPDLVDIPIPANDDAIRAIRLLTSRIADAVLEGKMRREALALAEGKEEEEVDFNPEEE, from the coding sequence ATGAAGGAGCTCCTGGAAGCCGGCGTTCACTTCGGCCACCAGAAGGAGCGCTGGAACCCCAAGATGAAGAAGTTCATCTTCACCGAGCGTAACGGCATCCACATTATCGACCTCCAGCAGACTATCAAGTACTTCGAGCAGGCCTACGACTACATTGCAGACCTGGTGGCAAACGGCGGTAAAGTGCTCTTCGTGTGCACAAAGAAACAGGGGCAAGACATCGTTAAAGAAGAGGCCGAGCGCTGCGGCATGTACTACGTTAACAAGAGGTGGCTCGGCGGAACCCTTACAAACTTCCAGACAATCAGGAAGTCGGTCTTCAAGCTCAAAATGCTCAAGAAGATGGAAGAAGAGGGAGTCTTCGACCAGCTTCCCAAGAAAGAGGCCGTAAGGCTCCGCAGGAAGAAAGAGAAACTCGAGCGTTACATCGGCGGTATAGAGAACATGAACCGCCTGCCCGACGCCCTCTTCATCGTTGACATCGTAAGGGAAGAGAACGCCGTTAGAGAGGCAAGGAAAGCCGGCATACCGATAGTTGCCCTGGTAGACACAAACGCAGACCCCGACCTTGTAGACATTCCCATCCCTGCAAACGACGACGCAATCAGGGCTATAAGGCTCCTCACCTCCAGGATTGCAGACGCCGTTCTGGAAGGCAAAATGAGGAGGGAAGCTCTGGCCCTTGCTGAAGGCAAAGAGGAAGAAGAAGTAGACTTCAATCCCGAAGAAGAGTAA
- the pyrH gene encoding UMP kinase: protein MGLKYKRILLKLSGEALQGNKNYGIDPEFLRRLAQEIKKVKDLGVEIAIVIGGGNIFRGVSGATQGMDRATADYMGMLATVINALALQDALEKEGMQTRVLTAIEMKEIAEPYIRRRAIRHLEKGRVVIFGAGTGNPFFTTDTAAALRAAEINADVLLKATKVDGIYTADPTKDANAKKLDKLSYKDVITNGIKVMDSAAVSLCMENNIPIVVFDVRKPGNLEKVVKGEAVGSLVEGEGL from the coding sequence ATGGGGCTTAAGTACAAGCGGATACTCCTAAAACTGAGCGGAGAGGCCCTCCAGGGCAACAAAAACTACGGTATAGACCCAGAGTTCCTCAGACGGCTCGCCCAGGAAATAAAAAAAGTAAAAGACCTCGGCGTTGAAATAGCCATAGTAATCGGCGGCGGCAACATCTTCAGGGGAGTCTCCGGTGCCACCCAAGGAATGGACAGGGCAACCGCCGACTACATGGGAATGCTGGCAACCGTCATAAACGCCCTCGCCCTACAAGACGCCCTCGAAAAAGAGGGAATGCAGACGAGAGTCCTCACCGCAATAGAGATGAAGGAGATAGCCGAACCCTACATAAGGCGCAGGGCCATCAGACACCTCGAAAAAGGCAGAGTAGTGATATTCGGTGCTGGAACGGGCAACCCCTTCTTCACAACAGACACGGCAGCCGCACTGAGGGCTGCCGAAATAAACGCAGACGTTCTACTAAAAGCCACAAAAGTAGACGGCATCTACACCGCCGACCCTACAAAAGATGCTAATGCCAAAAAACTTGACAAATTATCATATAAAGATGTAATTACAAATGGTATAAAGGTTATGGACTCTGCAGCCGTAAGCCTCTGTATGGAAAACAACATACCTATAGTAGTATTTGACGTTAGGAAACCCGGAAACCTGGAGAAAGTTGTAAAGGGAGAAGCAGTAGGATCACTGGTAGAAGGAGAGGGGCTATGA
- the tsf gene encoding translation elongation factor Ts produces the protein MAEITTQMIKELREKTGAGIVDCKKALQEAGGDIEKAVEILRKKGAAKAAKKAERATAEGAVFSYIHAGGKVGVLVELNCETDFVARNETFKELGHEIAMQIAAMAPEFVSREDVPAELVEKEKEILKQQALAEGKPEHIVEKIVEGRLNKFYSEKCLLEQPWIKDDSKTIKDLITDYITKLGENIKVRRFARFEVGK, from the coding sequence ATGGCCGAGATTACAACCCAGATGATAAAAGAGCTTCGCGAGAAAACCGGAGCAGGCATCGTAGACTGCAAAAAAGCCCTTCAGGAAGCCGGCGGCGACATAGAGAAGGCCGTTGAAATCCTCAGGAAGAAAGGTGCGGCCAAAGCGGCCAAAAAAGCCGAAAGGGCAACTGCAGAGGGAGCCGTCTTCTCCTACATCCACGCAGGCGGCAAAGTAGGCGTTCTCGTAGAACTCAACTGCGAAACCGACTTCGTTGCAAGGAACGAAACCTTCAAAGAACTCGGACACGAAATCGCAATGCAGATTGCCGCAATGGCGCCTGAATTCGTCAGCCGCGAAGACGTTCCCGCAGAGCTGGTAGAAAAAGAGAAAGAGATACTCAAGCAGCAGGCACTTGCAGAAGGCAAGCCCGAGCACATCGTAGAGAAAATCGTTGAAGGAAGACTCAACAAGTTCTACTCCGAAAAGTGCCTCCTCGAACAGCCCTGGATAAAAGACGACAGCAAAACCATCAAAGACCTCATCACCGACTACATCACCAAACTGGGAGAGAACATAAAGGTTCGCCGCTTCGCAAGGTTCGAAGTGGGCAAGTAA
- a CDS encoding ATP-binding protein, translating into MAHKIDPELCIGCGACASVCPTNCIHPTDDGKYEIVAEDCIDCGACVEVCPTNAISQE; encoded by the coding sequence ATGGCTCACAAGATTGACCCTGAACTCTGCATTGGGTGCGGTGCGTGTGCATCTGTATGCCCCACAAACTGCATCCACCCCACAGACGACGGAAAGTACGAAATCGTAGCAGAAGACTGCATCGACTGCGGCGCCTGCGTAGAGGTCTGCCCGACAAACGCAATTTCCCAAGAGTAA
- a CDS encoding hydantoinase B/oxoprolinase family protein translates to MINPIKLELFKHAFSAVAEEMGAVLQRSSFSPNIKERRDFSCALFNRKGELVAQAAHIPVHLGSMPLSVRAVLKKIDLKEGEVAAINAPYSGGTHLPDITVVAPVYLNGELLFYVANRAHHADVGGTTPGSMPLSTSIYQEGLIIPPVKVASNWEPDPNFLELLKANSRTPKEREGDFKAQLTALKLGVKRIKELAQKYSPELLQIYANALLDYAEKITRNFIESIPDGVYTFGDFMDGDGIADTPVRVRAVVKIEGDTAMVDFSGSDLQTKGPINTVESIALSVTLYSFRLLMEHDVPTNEGIMRPVKVVTRKGTVVDALPPAPVSAGNTETSQRLVDVLLGALSKALPKKVPAASQGTMNNLTLGGTDLEGNPFAYYETIGGGAGATPKENGESGVHTHMTNTLNTPVEALEFKLPVMVTEYGLRKSSGGEGKFRGGEGIVRELLFLSETQVTLISERRKFSPYGLFGGKPGKPGRAVELTPEGKEIELPPKFTKTFKPGHKLRVETPGGGGWGER, encoded by the coding sequence TTGATTAACCCGATAAAACTGGAGCTCTTCAAACACGCCTTCTCGGCAGTTGCCGAGGAGATGGGAGCGGTTCTACAGAGAAGCTCGTTCTCTCCCAACATAAAAGAGCGCAGAGATTTCTCCTGTGCACTCTTCAACCGGAAAGGCGAGCTCGTTGCCCAGGCGGCACACATTCCGGTTCACCTGGGCTCAATGCCGCTTTCCGTAAGGGCCGTTCTGAAGAAAATCGACCTAAAAGAGGGAGAAGTGGCGGCCATAAACGCCCCCTACAGCGGGGGAACCCACCTACCCGACATAACGGTTGTGGCTCCGGTCTACCTCAACGGAGAGCTCCTATTCTACGTTGCAAACAGGGCCCACCACGCCGACGTTGGGGGCACAACACCCGGCTCAATGCCCCTCTCTACCTCCATATACCAGGAAGGGCTCATAATCCCGCCGGTGAAGGTGGCCTCCAACTGGGAGCCGGACCCGAACTTCTTAGAGCTGCTCAAGGCAAACTCGAGAACCCCCAAGGAGAGAGAAGGAGACTTCAAAGCACAGCTTACCGCCCTTAAACTCGGAGTGAAAAGAATCAAAGAGCTTGCCCAAAAGTACTCCCCCGAGCTTCTCCAAATCTACGCAAATGCACTCCTTGACTACGCCGAGAAAATCACCCGCAACTTCATAGAGTCGATACCCGACGGCGTTTACACATTCGGCGACTTCATGGACGGCGACGGAATAGCAGACACCCCCGTAAGGGTACGGGCCGTTGTGAAGATAGAGGGAGATACGGCAATGGTAGACTTTTCGGGCTCCGACCTTCAAACCAAAGGGCCGATAAACACCGTAGAGTCCATAGCCCTTTCTGTAACCCTCTACTCCTTCAGGCTACTGATGGAGCACGACGTTCCCACAAACGAAGGGATAATGCGCCCCGTTAAAGTCGTAACCCGAAAAGGCACGGTTGTAGATGCCCTGCCCCCGGCACCGGTCTCGGCCGGCAACACCGAAACGAGCCAAAGGCTGGTAGACGTTCTGCTGGGAGCGCTCTCAAAAGCCCTTCCCAAAAAAGTTCCCGCCGCAAGCCAGGGCACCATGAACAACCTTACGCTCGGCGGAACAGACCTTGAAGGCAACCCCTTCGCCTACTACGAAACAATCGGCGGCGGAGCCGGGGCGACCCCGAAAGAAAACGGAGAGAGCGGCGTTCACACCCACATGACAAATACCCTAAACACTCCGGTAGAGGCCCTCGAGTTCAAGCTGCCCGTGATGGTTACAGAGTACGGCCTGAGAAAGAGCTCCGGCGGAGAGGGGAAGTTCAGAGGGGGAGAGGGCATAGTGAGAGAACTCCTCTTCCTCTCGGAAACCCAGGTAACCCTGATATCCGAAAGGCGAAAGTTCAGCCCCTACGGTCTCTTCGGCGGAAAACCGGGAAAGCCAGGACGCGCCGTTGAGTTAACGCCGGAAGGAAAGGAGATAGAGCTTCCCCCCAAGTTCACAAAAACCTTCAAGCCGGGCCACAAACTCAGAGTAGAGACCCCCGGCGGCGGCGGCTGGGGAGAAAGGTAA
- a CDS encoding cytochrome c3 family protein, with protein MKRLFLALGGLLFVAGCSGLGSTSVHYTDFGADYAEKGGTYLTPENHPDGWGQSDCLGCHQNFKHTMATVDLSVDQYQKLIDDAVNAVGVGNAIGVCSACHGTNGVSGVQRQCLVCHDQMGNLIHFYRGTSQRTHALHDFNGNGRIDDFDCTVCHWQPDMDGLVEPGTDFAHFNGISYKNVQDLCLTCHSNTWGALSGEPLADTNGDGKADAAVSPKEAPPNVASLWSGDWHGQNDYTTGEKSFKPIDLSGQLLFHVQHAPLECSQCHNPHASNNDNLIIEKVGETLLADKAVVQQDNTSVLEYVVVDPRSQNYFKDLYFEGNVTSVNATYDLSNATQLQEYVNLPVNYTQGATVLETRENQASLCAACHDGTYSYAPANGLGLPIDIKTHMNPDQVCSQCHTHGGTF; from the coding sequence GTGAAAAGGCTTTTCTTGGCTTTGGGAGGGCTTCTCTTTGTTGCCGGCTGTAGCGGACTGGGCTCCACCAGCGTTCACTATACCGACTTCGGAGCGGATTACGCCGAAAAGGGCGGAACCTACCTGACCCCGGAGAACCACCCCGACGGCTGGGGGCAGAGCGACTGTTTAGGGTGTCACCAGAACTTTAAACACACCATGGCCACCGTTGATCTTTCGGTAGACCAGTACCAGAAACTCATAGACGACGCAGTTAATGCCGTTGGCGTTGGCAACGCCATAGGGGTGTGCTCGGCCTGTCACGGAACCAACGGCGTTTCGGGTGTTCAGAGGCAGTGTTTAGTCTGCCACGACCAGATGGGAAACCTCATCCACTTCTACAGGGGAACGTCCCAGAGGACTCATGCCCTACACGACTTTAACGGCAACGGCCGCATAGACGATTTCGACTGTACCGTTTGCCATTGGCAGCCCGATATGGACGGCCTTGTGGAGCCGGGCACCGACTTTGCCCACTTTAACGGCATTTCTTACAAAAACGTTCAGGACCTCTGCTTAACTTGCCACTCCAACACCTGGGGAGCCCTCTCGGGTGAGCCCCTTGCCGATACGAACGGCGACGGCAAGGCCGATGCGGCCGTTTCTCCGAAGGAAGCTCCGCCGAACGTTGCCTCCCTGTGGAGCGGAGACTGGCACGGCCAGAACGACTACACAACCGGTGAGAAGAGCTTCAAACCCATCGACCTCTCCGGTCAGCTCCTCTTCCACGTTCAGCACGCTCCCTTAGAGTGCTCCCAGTGCCACAACCCCCACGCTTCAAACAACGACAACCTCATAATAGAAAAGGTAGGTGAAACCCTCCTTGCCGATAAAGCCGTTGTCCAGCAGGACAACACCTCCGTTCTCGAGTATGTGGTTGTTGACCCCCGCTCCCAAAACTACTTCAAAGACCTCTACTTCGAGGGCAACGTTACAAGCGTTAACGCAACTTATGACCTCTCAAACGCAACCCAGCTCCAGGAGTACGTGAACCTTCCGGTGAACTACACCCAAGGGGCTACAGTGCTTGAGACAAGGGAGAACCAGGCTTCGCTCTGTGCCGCCTGTCACGACGGAACCTACAGCTACGCTCCTGCCAACGGCCTCGGCCTCCCCATAGACATAAAGACCCATATGAACCCCGACCAAGTCTGCAGCCAGTGTCATACCCACGGAGGAACCTTCTAA